Proteins encoded in a region of the Trypanosoma brucei gambiense DAL972 chromosome 6, complete sequence genome:
- a CDS encoding cysteine peptidase, Clan CA, family C19,putative, which yields MVSAGSDFLSQQYSIEEGEAERRAQPSLIDILLQLNSPALFRQSQKVTLPCQRDVINFIVGRISDIGMRVERSRNYVENVSPLGLALVRSALQTAYHNSRMDVFTRSRETGMSKDEVSSEGSGENNFATADGTIAGIVLSSLAGSAEPSLFAGAVSGFLAFGVNFAKPRQETFSGRGRRRRRVETATSPLSHDDEADSIESSLPALDVALWCLHRVAGEILSTAARKISDFKKSPLAQRNGVPVAAQFFGCHKDPFDCRHNNNGRSEQIVIHLLLQRAYSILKMLHIFALNDTIPADSIPGCAVGGPAADGSGLYTVSAFCSLLKTSMHNDVPSFVHLITESLGNLAEVTRPVVGDISMVGRIALEMISEEVWRFTKSTTPHLIFSLACFSVFPALQRCCTPVNMTRDELSTVANLFRGHIPRLFLDYYKNSSGGADGAGRKQLSSCCPSGEVMKPLYAAPGVKLAPSLDGPRRNADNSEIADGLGNLAAARRGKESGEAVSAVCQLFLGLRNAGNTCFVNSFLQLLFTAKYFSLELVRGVLQVLSERGAADGQVGEDAGGNADINSNKKNNVDSTKVTTAVFHKLSRGADELVVMVALILSQMHWHLRNGCNSCAIDTYRLQQCLPPPFNDGRQHDTSEFAMTLMDRIDNFVFTEKNDNIEGQDESNEDCSDSGTKFGKRKDEKQRPMLVSRWFGGNLVSTIKCSGCGAARSRRAPFWIVTVPLRRDGDGAAHVTSSACVAAQGPTANDEREISKSTEIALSTDGRVAITTYHTDNASMRGVESKSDCASCDAEENENNAGVPFQRSLQQLLGRVLNYRESREVLQGENMIFCESCGSNEQAEMFTAMHGTVNHSAGLGAHFENEEDEQSQGVVEESAVEGIPHYLILQLNRFQYSHASESHEKVMDAVAIEKCLHVPVRVERKSSRSPLHSSQDDGNMGNMITSHGPNAHREEREECDELVDIQVQYKLRGVLLHNGPGVYSGHYFSLLFHPSGADSTGKECREVKGERENDEDGLWALANDSHISSVQSKDIDAVLKGSSCVVGPHETPYIVLYERCRKAVGE from the coding sequence ATGGTTAGTGCGGGCAGTGACTTTCTTTCGCAGCAATACTCCATAGAGGAAGGAGAGGCGGAACGGCGTGCGCAACCATCACTTATTGATATTTTGCTGCAACTTAATTCACCAGCCCTTTTTAGGCAATCTCAGAAAGTTACACTACCATGTCAACGCGATGTCATAAACTTTATTGTTGGCCGCATATCAGATATTGGAATGCGCGTCGAAAGGAGTCGTAATTACGTGGAAAATGTTTCACCGCTAGGGTTAGCTTTGGTGCGCAGCGCCCTGCAGACGGCCTACCATAATTCCCGGATGGATGTCTTCACCCGCTCACGGGAAACCGGAATGAGCAAGGATGAGGTTAGTAGTGAGGGGTCAGGGGAGAACAATTTTGCGACTGCCGATGGGACCATTGCCGGGATCGTTCTTAGTAGCCTTGCTGGGTCAGCTGAACCATCGCTTTTTGCTGGAGCTGTTTCTGGGTTTCTCGCGTTCGGCGTCAACTTCGCGAAGCCACGGCAGGAAACCTTCAGTGGGCGAGGgagacgaagaagaagagtaGAGACAGCAACTTCTCCCTTATCACACGACGATGAGGCAGACAGTATTGAGTCATCCCTTCCAGCACTAGACGTAGCACTTTGGTGTTTGCACAGAGTTGCGGGAGAGATCCTTTCGACTGCCGCAAGGAAAATAAGCGATTTCAAAAAGTCACCGCTTGCGCAACGGAATGGCGTTCCGGTTGCTGCGCAATTTTTCGGATGCCACAAGGATCCATTTGACTGCCGTCACAACAATAATGGGCGATCCGAGCAAATAGTAATCCATTTGCTACTCCAAAGGGCGTACTCAATACTGAAGATGCTCCATATTTTTGCACTTAATGATACGATTCCTGCCGATAGCATTCCTGGGTGTGCAGTTGGCGGCCCAGCCGCGGATGGCAGCGGCTTGTACACAGTGAGTGCGTTTTGTTCCCTCTTAAAGACTTCAATGCACAATGATGTGCCCTCCTTCGTACACTTGATAACAGAATCATTGGGGAACTTGGCCGAGGTGACGAGGCCAGTGGTCGGTGATATTAGTATGGTGGGACGCATTGCCCTCGAAATGATTTCGGAAGAAGTGTGGAGGTTTACCAAATCCACCACGCCACATCTCATCTTCTCCCTTGCATGCTTTAGTGTGTTCCCAGCTCTACAGCGGTGCTGCACGCCGGTAAATATGACGAGAGATGAGTTGAGTACAGTGGCGAATCTCTTTCGGGGACATATCCCCCGACTTTTCCTAGATTATTACAAAAACTCATCGGGTGGGGCCGACGGTGCGGGTCGAAAACAACTTTCCAGCTGCTGCCCGAGCGGAGAGGTAATGAAACCACTGTATGCGGCACCTGGTGTCAAATTAGCCCCGTCACTCGATGGCCCCAGAAGAAATGCCGACAACTCCGAAATAGCAGACGGATTAGGCAACTTGGCTGCTGCTCGGCGTGGTAAGGAATCGGGAGAGGCGGTCTCTGCGGTTTGTCAACTTTTCTTGGGCCTTAGGAATGCTGGAAATACATGCTTCGTAAATAGCTTTCTTCAGCTTCTTTTCACCGCGAAATATTTTAGCTTGGAATTGGTGCGCGGTGTCCTCCAGGTACTCAGTGAGCGAGGCGCTGCTGATGGGCAAGTTGGCGAAGACGCTGGCGGCAACGCTGACATCaacagtaataaaaaaaataatgttgATTCAACGAAAGTGACGACGGCGGTTTTTCACAAGCTTTCTCGTGGTGCCGACGAACTGGTTGTTATGGTGGCACTTATTCTAAGCCAAATGCACTGGCATCTACGCAACGGGTGTAATAGCTGTGCCATTGATACATACCGTCTGCAGCAATGTTTGCCGCCGCCGTTTAACGACGGTCGCCAGCACGATACCTCCGAATTTGCTATGACATTGATGGATCGTATCGACAACTTCGTGtttacagaaaaaaatgacaacatAGAGGGACAAGATGAGAGCAATGAAGACTGCTCTGATTCGGGCACCAAGTTTGGGAAACGCAAAGACGAGAAGCAGCGGCCCATGCTTGTTTCAAGGTGGTTTGGTGGGAACCTCGTGTCCACCATTAAGTGCAGTGGATGCGGAGCGGCACGCTCACGGCGGGCCCCATTTTGGATTGTTACTGTTCCACTGCGCCGTGATGGTGACGGTGCAGCACATGTAACATCATCTGCGTGTGTCGCTGCTCAGGGGCCAACTGCCAACGATGAGCGGGAGATTTCCAAAAGTACAGAAATAGCACTATCTACCGATGGTCGTGTGGCCATAACCACATATCACACGGATAACGCTTCCATGAGAGGGGTAGAAAGTAAATCTGATTGTGCGTCGTGCGACGCTGAGGAGAATGAGAATAATGCAGGGGTGCCTTTTCAGCGTTCCTTGCAGCAACTACTCGGCAGGGTTCTGAACTACCGCGAGTCAAGGGAGGTCCTTCAAGGTGAAAATATGATATTCTGTGAATCTTGTGGCAGCAATGAGCAGGCGGAGATGTTCACCGCCATGCACGGAACGGTTAATCATTCGGCAGGGTTAGGTGCACATTTTGAgaatgaggaagatgaaCAGTCCCAAGGGGTTGTGGAAGAGAGCGCCGTTGAAGGGATTCCACACTACCTCATTTTGCAGCTGAACCGCTTTCAGTACTCGCACGCTTCGGAGTCACACGAAAAAGTGATGGACGCAGTGGCTATCGAGAAGTGTTTGCATGTTCCAGTTCGAGTGGAAAGGAAATCAAGTCGCTCACCGCTCCATAGTAGTCAAGATGATGGAAATATGGGTAATATGATTACCTCACATGGTCCTAACGCACATCGTGAGGAGCGTGAAGAATGCGATGAGCTTGTTGACATCCAAGTGCAATACAAACTGAGGGGTGTTTTGCTGCATAATGGGCCCGGTGTGTACTCCGGACActatttttcacttctttttcatccttcaGGCGCTGATTCAACTGGAAAGGAATGCCGGGAGGtaaagggggagagggagaatGACGAAGATGGCTTGTGGGCGTTAGCAAATGACTCGCACATATCGTCGGTACAGTCCAAGGATATTGATGCTGTCCTCAAAGGTTCCAGCTGTGTCGTCGGACCGCATGAGACTCCGTACATCGTTTTGTATGAACGCTGTCGGAAGGCCGTCGGTGAATAG
- a CDS encoding Alg9-like mannosyltransferase, putative, with amino-acid sequence MWLFLGAVLLVLSHCFASYILPIADCDETFNFLEPMHFLMYGSGLQTWENCPRFALRSWFFSWLYVGPITIIGKAVSIYNPSGLRNIDVYFLLRAFSGVVTALSEIFFVGGVRKVFGKRVAAAALTLLLFNYPITHAAVSILPTSYAMINYFVAVGCWLRTDGSLVKCITRVEGKVPSRMKRSVMGGSQFQAINFAIFGTVFSVVSSTVIGWPFAALLAVPMALDMLVRFPLASTVSLLLSLAVVVPLSVYFDTLYYNGCHGGNGKITWSALNLVRYNMFMGGEGRGPELYGVEPWYFFFKNLLLNAHLMFVACLLSPFVVLLKPSTTSWVSNATTNSDEIDAGETTGEKGRKTQKSPTTKPDTRPVEPTVSRGRGLLYISPFFLWFAFWLTVSHKEERFMSPAFPFLALAAALSFTHLTFAGPARSVNSENGAVLHSASTRAEPSGRRKQLPGCWLQRMRHTFFLTTGCIVLSFIVTVSLSRTAAIHKFYVGPQQKLYDNYATVRELARRKASDAPQKGEKTLYTLCVGREWYRFPSSFFLDPLHARIAFIRSPGVDCAMPLPFASGDGNATCQCGAEGVNDLNKAIPEQFVQDVAKDCDAVFDTVSPNEDDQESADFPRDVFKYEIGEGQTHWLLDAERTPMWCRVLYYPLGVSERCVSRRRVVLLSKQNPK; translated from the coding sequence ATGTGGCTCTTTCTCGGGGCGGTGCTTTTAGTGCTTAGTCATTGTTTTGCCTCGTACATTCTTCCTATTGCTGATTGCGATGAAACATTCAATTTCTTGGAGCCGATGCACTTCTTGATGTACGGCAGTGGCCTTCAAACGTGGGAGAACTGTCCTCGCTTTGCGCTGCGGTCGTGGTTTTTTTCATGGCTCTACGTCGGTCCTATAACGATAATTGGCAAGGCTGTTAGCATATACAACCCCTCAGGGCTGCGTAACATAGATGTGTACTTTCTCCTTCGAGCATTTAGCGGTGTTGTCACGGCGCTAAGCGagatttttttcgttggtgGCGTTAGGAAGGTGTTTGGTAAACGagttgcagcggcagcactcacacttcttttgtttaattaCCCCATCACACATGCAGCAGTGAGTATCCTGCCCACAAGTTACGCCATGATAAATTACTTTGTTGCGGTGGGTTGCTGGCTACGAACGGACGGCAGTCTTGTGAAATGTATCACCCGTGTCGAAGGGAAGGTTCCATCAAGAATGAAAAGGTCGGTGATGGGTGGCTCGCAGTTCCAGGCCATAAATTTCGCTATTTTCGGCACCGTATTCTCCGTCGTCTCATCCACAGTGATTGGTTGGCCTTTCGCCGCCTTGCTGGCGGTGCCGATGGCATTGGATATGCTCGTGAGGTTTCCCCTCGCCTCTACCGTTTCGCTATTACTTTCACTCGCAGTTGTTGTGCCACTTTCCGTGTATTTTGACACACTATATTACAATGGTTGCCATGGTGGCAATGGCAAAATCACGTGGAGCGCTTTGAATCTCGTGCGGTACAACATGTTTATGGGAGGTGAGGGACGTGGTCCCGAGCTCTACGGTGTCGAACCGTggtacttcttttttaagaATTTACTCTTGAACGCGCATCTGATGTTTGTTGCTTGCCTTCTATCTCCCTTTGTCGTATTGCTTAAGCCCTCGACGACATCATGGGTGAGTAATGCGACAACGAATTCTGATGAGATTGATGCTGGGGAGACGACTGGGGAAAAGGGGCGGAAAACACAGAAGTCGCCGACCACCAAGCCAGATACTAGGCCAGTCGAACCTACGGTTTCGCGTGGACGAGGATTGCTTTACATTTcacccttctttttgtggTTTGCCTTTTGGCTGACGGTGTCACACAAAGAAGAGCGGTTTATGTCCCCCGCTTTTCCATTTCTCGCACTGGCCGCTGCGTTGTCATTTACACACCTTACGTTTGCAGGACCCGCGAGATCTGTGAACAGCGAGAACGGAGCGGTGCTACATAGCGCGAGTACGAGAGCTGAACCCAGTGGCCGCCGCAAACAACTCCCTGGCTGTTGGCTCCAACGCATGCGCCACACCTTCTTTCTCACTACGGGCTGCATTGTGTTGTCTTTTATTGTAACGGTTTCCCTATCACGCACAGCGGCCATCCACAAATTCTACGTGGGACCACAGCAGAAGCTCTATGACAATTACGCTACGGTACGAGAGCTAGCCAGGCGAAAGGCAAGTGATGCCCCACAGAAGGGCGAGAAAACTCTTTATACACTTTGCGTAGGCCGTGAGTGGTACCGCTTTCCCTCATCATTTTTTCTCGATCCACTTCATGCTCGGATTGCCTTTATACGGAGTCCGGGTGTGGACTGTGCCATGCCGCTTCCCTTTGCGTCAGGTGATGGCAATGCGACATGCCAATGTGGTGCTGAAGGGGTGAATGATCTTAATAAGGCAATACCCGAGCAATTTGTGCAAGATGTTGCAAAGGATTGTGACGCTGTATTCGACACCGTCAGCCCTAACGAAGACGACCAGGAAAGTGCTGATTTTCCGCGTGACGTCTTCAAATATGAAATTGGGGAGGGTCAAACACACTGGTTACTAGATGCTGAGAGAACCCCCATGTGGTGCCGTGTACTTTATTATCCCCTGGGAGTTAGTGAGCGTTGTGTGTCACGACGCCGGGTTGTGCTGCTGAGCAAACAAAACCCAAAGTAA